One Nicotiana tabacum cultivar K326 chromosome 23, ASM71507v2, whole genome shotgun sequence genomic window, AGGTTACCATATCAAATCAAGAAACTCAATACacaaatctttttcttttctagtgGCCTTTACAAATTCTTCTTTCTGCACAAGAAAGATATAAACGTTATGGATATGGTGATGAAGTTGGGAGCACAAAGTCTTGTTGTGATATCTAGCAGAAGTACTTGTTGCATGTCTCACACTATCGAAATGTTAATCCAAAATTTTGGAGCAAATCCTACAATTTATGAGCTTGATAGACTTAAGAATGGGAAGGAATTGGAGAGGGCATTTGTTGAATTAGGGTTTCAAATAAGTGTGCCTGTTGTGTtcattggaaatgaattggttgGTGGTTCTAATGAAATCATGAGTCTCAACATTAGGGGAAAACATAAGTAATTACTCATTAGGGCTAATGCAATTTGGGTATAGAAATAGTGCTTTTCATTTTCTAGCTAAAATGTCTAGACCTTGATGTCATATTTGGGCAGCAAGGTATCTAGctattgagtttttttttttctcattttcgaTTTTGTTATTGAAGTATTAATAaagttgtaatgacccgaccgatcatttagAGCTTGGCACGTTATTTTGTGGttcgaggccttgagtagcttcacttcaggtgttatgacttgtacgtgtggtcggaatttaatttcggagttggtctggaaagaaaattctaaatttggaaactttaagttggaagagttgaccaaactttgacttttgagtaaacgacctcggaattgggatttgaaggttccaacaggttcgtatgatgat contains:
- the LOC142177032 gene encoding monothiol glutaredoxin-S2-like, with translation MDMVMKLGAQSLVVISSRSTCCMSHTIEMLIQNFGANPTIYELDRLKNGKELERAFVELGFQISVPVVFIGNELVGGSNEIMSLNIRGKHK